Proteins from a single region of Dehalococcoidia bacterium:
- a CDS encoding NAD(P) transhydrogenase subunit alpha, which translates to MTNQIILGVKKEDDPSENRVSIVPKDVKSIVDLGIEVFVEKDAGIKAGYSNENYEEYGANITQSLPKNINIITSLNAFYDTNSNFIENTILISLTDIRTNPEIKKICESKKLSLFAMEFVPRIARAQKLDALSSQASIAGYRAGLIVATSLKKYLPLMMTAAGTIPPASILVLGAGVAGLQAIATTKRLGADVTGYDIRLAAGEQIESLGAKFISDETPADSETTGGYAKEQSKDNQKNQLEYLKEYILKSDAVITTAAIPGRKAPILIEKSTVEEMKYGSVIVDLAASTGGNCESTELDKEIEVLGTKVIGPSNLSSDMAFDASIVYSKNLLGLLEIIIIEKEININFEDEIIDAMMVYQNGKSRLEE; encoded by the coding sequence ATGACAAACCAGATAATTTTAGGTGTAAAAAAGGAAGATGATCCCTCAGAAAATAGAGTATCAATTGTTCCAAAAGATGTTAAGTCAATTGTAGATCTTGGTATTGAAGTTTTTGTAGAAAAAGATGCTGGTATCAAGGCTGGGTATTCTAATGAAAATTATGAAGAATATGGAGCTAATATAACTCAATCTTTACCTAAAAATATAAACATAATAACATCCTTAAATGCTTTCTACGATACTAATTCAAATTTTATAGAAAATACCATATTGATTAGCCTAACAGATATTAGAACTAATCCTGAAATAAAAAAAATATGTGAAAGTAAAAAACTATCTTTATTTGCTATGGAATTTGTTCCAAGAATTGCAAGAGCTCAAAAACTTGATGCATTGTCTTCTCAAGCCTCAATAGCAGGATACAGAGCTGGCCTAATAGTAGCCACATCATTAAAAAAATATCTTCCTTTGATGATGACTGCAGCAGGAACTATACCACCGGCATCAATACTAGTACTGGGAGCAGGTGTAGCAGGTCTTCAGGCTATTGCGACAACGAAAAGACTTGGAGCAGATGTTACAGGTTATGATATTAGGCTTGCAGCAGGAGAGCAAATAGAATCTTTAGGAGCAAAATTTATATCTGATGAAACCCCTGCAGATTCTGAAACTACTGGAGGATATGCAAAAGAACAATCTAAGGATAATCAAAAAAATCAATTAGAATACTTAAAAGAATATATCTTGAAATCAGATGCAGTAATTACAACGGCTGCAATTCCCGGTAGAAAAGCTCCAATTTTGATAGAAAAATCTACCGTAGAAGAAATGAAATATGGAAGTGTAATTGTTGACTTAGCAGCTTCTACAGGAGGTAATTGTGAGTCGACAGAGCTCGATAAAGAAATTGAAGTATTAGGAACAAAAGTAATTGGTCCAAGTAATTTATCATCTGATATGGCTTTTGATGCTTCTATAGTTTATTCAAAAAATCTTTTAGGACTTTTAGAAATCATAATTATAGAAAAAG